Genomic segment of Streptomyces alboniger:
CCCGGCCTCGCGCCCCTCGTGGAGAAGGGGGTGCGGCTGCGGATCACGACGGGCCTCACCGAGGACCTCCTGGACGGCCTGCGCGCGGGCCGCCACGACCTGGTGGTCGCCACGGTGCGGCCCCGCGGCCGGGCGCTGGCCTCCGTACCCCTCGCGGACGAGGAGTTCGTGCTGGTCGCGGCGGGCGGCTGGGCGGAGCGCATCGGCGGTCCGGAGCGGATCGCCGCGCAGGGGCCCGCGGCGCTGCGCGGCGTGCCCCTGGTGGCGTACGCCGATGACGTGCCGATCGTCCGTCGCTACTGGCGCCATGTCTTCGGCAAGCGCCTCGCGTGCGAGCCCGCTGTGACCATGCCCGACCTGCGCGCGGTCAAGGCGGCGGTGGTGGGCGGCGCCGGATTCAGCGTGCTGCCCCGCTATCTGTGCCTCGACGAACTGGCCTCGGGTGCCCTGGTCCTGCTGAACGACCCGGAGGACCCGCCGATCAACACGGGCTACCTCGTACAGCGCCCCGGTTCCTCGGACAACCCGCACGTCGCCCTGGTCAGGGACCACATGCTGGAGAACGCGCGCGACTGCTAGCCGGCGCCGGAGCCCGTCTCGGGGCCGGGGTCCGTGAGCTGGAGGGCGTTCTCCCAGATCGTGTTGAGCGTCGTGACGAGCCGCTCGTACGGGATGCGCTGGCCCAGTACGAACACCAGGTAGGCCATGCGGCTCACCATCACGGACAAGGCGTGCGCGGTCACCAGGGGATCGAGGCTCGCGTCGGCCTCGCCGTTCTCCTGGAGCGTGCGGATCAGCTTGGCGTTGCGCCGCGCGAACGCGTTGCCGCGCTCGATGCGCAGGGCCATGAACTTCTCGTCGATCTGGGCGACTTGCTCGAACAGTGCCATCAGGCGCGCGTTCTTCTTGTACGCGCGCAGGTACTCGCGGTTCGACGCGTCGATGAGCCGGCGGGTGTCGG
This window contains:
- a CDS encoding LysR family transcriptional regulator, with protein sequence MGNREAAAPHASTSTSTSTGTGSGTGTGSLDLNQLRTFLAVYRSGSFTAAARLLGLSQPTVTAQIRSLERQLDRELFERLPRGAAPAPFADELASRIVEPLDALAEVAGHGGDGSAEPVHLAGPAEFLSHCVLPGLAPLVEKGVRLRITTGLTEDLLDGLRAGRHDLVVATVRPRGRALASVPLADEEFVLVAAGGWAERIGGPERIAAQGPAALRGVPLVAYADDVPIVRRYWRHVFGKRLACEPAVTMPDLRAVKAAVVGGAGFSVLPRYLCLDELASGALVLLNDPEDPPINTGYLVQRPGSSDNPHVALVRDHMLENARDC
- a CDS encoding TetR/AcrR family transcriptional regulator, with the protein product MAAQAPAADGGQKQPITPRTARGVRTRNALIAAAREVFERDGYLDARITDISKAAQVASGSFYTYFNSKEEIFQALVEQVQEEMLHPHLRERTGITDTRRLIDASNREYLRAYKKNARLMALFEQVAQIDEKFMALRIERGNAFARRNAKLIRTLQENGEADASLDPLVTAHALSVMVSRMAYLVFVLGQRIPYERLVTTLNTIWENALQLTDPGPETGSGAG